The Paraburkholderia sp. ZP32-5 genome includes a window with the following:
- the fliL gene encoding flagellar basal body-associated protein FliL, protein MATTTAPQQAAPASPGPLKRIILIALIAVIAAAAAGAGVWFFMSKRAPAATAEAAPPPPAAPLFFPLESMTVNLQSDDGQQHFLRIGLTLKLTDPKVQQELTDHMPEVRSRILLALSNHHPDDLAPLDGKRALATELQTLIEQPTDKGAPPVHVQDVLFTEFVVQ, encoded by the coding sequence ATGGCAACCACGACCGCACCTCAGCAAGCCGCGCCCGCCTCGCCGGGCCCCTTGAAGCGCATCATCCTGATCGCCCTCATCGCGGTGATCGCCGCGGCCGCGGCCGGTGCGGGCGTGTGGTTCTTCATGTCCAAGCGCGCGCCAGCCGCCACCGCCGAGGCCGCGCCGCCTCCGCCCGCGGCGCCGCTGTTCTTCCCGCTCGAATCGATGACCGTCAACCTGCAATCGGATGACGGCCAGCAGCATTTCCTGCGCATCGGCCTGACGCTGAAGCTCACCGACCCGAAAGTCCAGCAGGAACTGACCGATCACATGCCGGAAGTGCGCAGCCGCATCCTGCTCGCGCTGTCGAATCATCATCCTGACGATCTCGCGCCGCTCGACGGCAAGCGCGCACTCGCCACCGAACTGCAGACGCTGATCGAGCAGCCCACCGACAAGGGTGCTCCGCCGGTCCACGTGCAGGACGTGCTGTTCACCGAGTTCGTCGTGCAGTGA
- the fliN gene encoding flagellar motor switch protein FliN, translating into MSDLNATPEGELAAAEQMAAGALSTEEDDAMADWASALAEQNNNPEVNPAAGAVFQPLSKVEPSSTRNDIDMILDIPVQMTVELGRTKIAIRNLLQLAQGSVVELDGLAGEPMDVLVNGCLIAQGEVVVVNDKFGIRLTDIITPSERIRKLNR; encoded by the coding sequence ATGAGTGACCTGAACGCAACTCCCGAAGGTGAACTGGCCGCCGCCGAGCAAATGGCCGCCGGCGCGCTCAGCACCGAGGAAGACGACGCGATGGCCGACTGGGCGAGCGCGCTCGCCGAGCAGAACAACAACCCCGAAGTGAACCCGGCCGCTGGCGCCGTGTTCCAGCCGCTGTCGAAGGTCGAGCCGAGCTCGACGCGCAACGACATCGACATGATTCTGGACATTCCGGTCCAGATGACGGTCGAACTCGGCCGCACCAAGATCGCGATCCGCAACCTGCTGCAGCTCGCGCAGGGCTCGGTCGTGGAACTCGACGGCCTCGCCGGCGAGCCGATGGACGTGCTCGTCAACGGCTGCCTGATCGCGCAGGGCGAAGTGGTGGTCGTGAACGACAAGTTCGGCATTCGCCTGACCGACATCATCACGCCGTCCGAGCGCATCCGGAAACTCAATCGATGA
- the flgK gene encoding flagellar hook-associated protein FlgK translates to MSSNLLTIGLSGLNAAQWGLTTTGENISNASTPGYSIETPVYSETGGTYTGSGFLPMGVSTDTVQRQYSQYLSTQLNTAQSSSSSLSTYGSLIAELNNLVGSPTGGIATAINGFFTGLQGVANTASSVPARQTAMSDAQLLANQINAAGQQYDSMRASVNTQMSDAVTQINSYTAQIASLNDQITQASSQGQPPNQLLDERDEAVANLSTMIGASVVQNNGSYSVFMSNGQPLVLGGNSFNLGTATSTTDPSELSVQYLGQAGANAGQTPQTLSDSDVSGGTLGGLLQFRSQTLDPAEAQLGAIATSFAAQVNAQNALGVTPNGSAGGALFTVGSPTVYANSQNTGNATLGVSFADPTQPTTGDYTLSYDGSVYTLTDNQTGSIVGSASNLSQPIGGLQFSTTGTMNAGDSFSVEPTRGALDNFGLTTQSGSAIAAAAPVLASASSSNTGSATITQGTVSAGYVAPTFASTITYTAGTGLTGFPVNSVVTVSGTPPTSYTINAATDAVPYSAGSGATLTITSPADPTQPTDGSNMNNVTVTISGAPNDGDTFSIGPNTGAANDGRNAQLLSNLTNATVLSGGTTTLTGAFANYVNGIGNQTVSVQTAASGQAALVSQITSAQQSVSGVNINEEAANLLQYQQLYQANSKVIQTAQSLFQTLIGIFQ, encoded by the coding sequence ATGTCCAGCAATCTCTTGACTATCGGCCTTAGCGGACTCAACGCCGCGCAATGGGGCTTGACGACGACTGGCGAAAACATCAGTAACGCGTCGACACCAGGCTATTCGATCGAAACTCCGGTGTATTCGGAGACGGGCGGCACCTATACCGGCTCCGGCTTTCTGCCGATGGGCGTCTCCACGGATACCGTGCAGCGCCAGTACAGCCAGTATCTGTCGACCCAACTGAATACCGCGCAGTCGTCGAGCAGTTCGCTGTCCACGTACGGTTCGCTGATCGCCGAATTGAACAACCTCGTCGGCAGCCCGACCGGCGGTATCGCGACGGCGATCAACGGCTTTTTCACCGGCTTGCAAGGCGTGGCCAATACCGCGTCGAGCGTCCCGGCGCGGCAGACCGCGATGAGCGACGCGCAGTTGCTCGCGAACCAGATCAACGCGGCAGGCCAGCAATACGACTCGATGCGCGCGAGCGTCAACACGCAGATGAGCGACGCGGTCACGCAGATCAACAGCTACACCGCGCAAATCGCGTCGCTGAACGACCAGATCACCCAGGCGAGCAGCCAGGGCCAGCCGCCCAACCAGCTGCTCGACGAGCGCGACGAGGCGGTGGCGAACCTGTCGACGATGATCGGCGCGTCGGTCGTGCAGAACAACGGCAGCTACAGCGTGTTCATGTCGAACGGCCAGCCGCTCGTGCTGGGCGGCAACAGCTTCAACCTCGGCACCGCGACGTCGACGACCGATCCGAGCGAACTGTCGGTGCAATATCTCGGCCAGGCCGGTGCGAACGCCGGCCAGACCCCGCAGACGCTGTCCGACTCGGACGTCTCCGGCGGCACGCTCGGCGGCCTGCTGCAATTCCGCTCGCAAACGCTCGATCCGGCCGAAGCGCAACTCGGCGCGATCGCGACGAGCTTCGCCGCGCAGGTCAACGCGCAGAACGCGCTTGGCGTCACGCCGAACGGCAGCGCCGGCGGCGCGCTGTTCACCGTCGGCTCGCCGACCGTCTACGCGAATTCGCAGAACACCGGTAACGCGACGCTCGGCGTGTCGTTTGCCGATCCGACCCAGCCGACCACCGGCGACTACACGCTGTCGTACGACGGCAGCGTGTACACGCTGACCGACAACCAGACCGGCAGCATCGTCGGTTCGGCGTCGAATCTGAGCCAGCCGATCGGCGGCCTGCAGTTCTCGACCACCGGCACGATGAACGCCGGCGATTCGTTCTCGGTCGAGCCGACTCGCGGCGCGCTGGACAACTTCGGGCTGACCACGCAGTCGGGCTCGGCGATCGCGGCCGCGGCACCGGTGCTCGCATCGGCCTCGTCGTCGAACACCGGCAGCGCGACGATCACGCAAGGCACGGTCTCGGCCGGCTACGTTGCGCCGACTTTCGCGTCGACGATTACCTATACCGCCGGCACCGGCCTCACCGGCTTCCCGGTGAATTCGGTGGTGACGGTCTCGGGCACGCCGCCGACCTCGTACACGATCAACGCGGCGACCGACGCAGTGCCGTACTCGGCCGGCTCGGGCGCGACGCTGACGATCACGAGCCCGGCCGATCCGACGCAGCCGACCGACGGCTCCAACATGAACAACGTAACGGTGACCATCAGCGGCGCGCCGAACGATGGCGACACGTTCTCGATCGGACCGAACACCGGCGCGGCCAACGACGGCCGTAACGCGCAGTTGCTGTCGAACCTGACCAACGCGACGGTGCTGTCGGGCGGCACCACGACGCTGACCGGCGCGTTCGCGAACTACGTGAACGGTATCGGCAACCAGACCGTGTCGGTCCAGACAGCGGCCTCCGGGCAAGCCGCGCTGGTCTCGCAGATCACGAGCGCGCAGCAGTCGGTGTCGGGCGTCAACATCAATGAGGAAGCAGCGAATCTGCTTCAGTATCAACAGCTCTATCAGGCTAACAGCAAGGTGATTCAGACCGCGCAGAGCCTGTTCCAGACATTGATTGGCATCTTCCAGTAA
- the fliP gene encoding flagellar type III secretion system pore protein FliP (The bacterial flagellar biogenesis protein FliP forms a type III secretion system (T3SS)-type pore required for flagellar assembly.): MQVSFMQSDCSDSRLGRALPAERAINSESRGNAIFARLVTLLRRLAPVLPLALPALLFALPSTSFAQASGLPAFTSSPGPNGGTTYSLSVQTMLLLTMLSFLPAMILMMTSFTRIVIVLSLLRQALGTTTTPPNQVLVGLALFLTLFVMSPVLDKAYNDGYKPFSEGTLPMDQALQRGVAPFKTFMLRQTRESDLALFARISHAPPMQGPEDVPLSLLVPAFVTSELKTGFTIGFTIFIPFLIIDMVVASVLMSMGMMMVSPATISLPFKLMLFVLVDGWQLLLGSLAQSFV; the protein is encoded by the coding sequence ATGCAGGTCAGTTTCATGCAGTCGGATTGTTCGGATTCCAGGCTCGGGCGTGCATTGCCCGCCGAACGCGCGATCAACAGCGAAAGCCGCGGCAACGCCATCTTCGCGCGGCTCGTCACGCTGCTGCGTCGCCTCGCGCCGGTGCTCCCGTTAGCCCTGCCGGCGCTGCTGTTCGCGCTGCCGAGCACATCGTTCGCGCAAGCCTCCGGCCTGCCGGCCTTCACGTCGAGCCCCGGCCCGAACGGCGGCACGACCTATTCGCTGAGCGTGCAGACGATGCTGCTGCTCACGATGCTGTCGTTCCTGCCCGCGATGATACTGATGATGACGAGCTTCACGCGCATCGTCATCGTGCTGTCGCTGCTGCGCCAGGCGCTCGGCACGACCACCACGCCGCCGAACCAGGTACTGGTCGGTCTCGCGCTGTTTCTCACGCTGTTCGTGATGTCGCCGGTGCTCGACAAGGCGTATAACGACGGCTACAAGCCGTTCTCCGAAGGCACGCTGCCGATGGATCAGGCGCTGCAGCGCGGGGTCGCGCCGTTCAAGACCTTCATGCTGCGTCAGACCCGCGAAAGCGATCTCGCGCTGTTCGCGCGCATCTCGCACGCGCCGCCGATGCAAGGTCCCGAAGACGTGCCGCTGTCGCTGCTGGTCCCCGCGTTCGTCACCAGCGAATTGAAGACCGGCTTTACGATCGGCTTCACGATCTTCATCCCGTTCCTGATCATCGACATGGTGGTCGCGAGCGTGCTGATGTCGATGGGCATGATGATGGTGTCGCCCGCAACGATCTCGTTGCCGTTCAAGCTGATGCTGTTCGTGCTGGTGGACGGCTGGCAGCTGCTGCTCGGCTCGCTCGCGCAGAGCTTCGTCTGA
- the fliR gene encoding flagellar biosynthetic protein FliR, which translates to MFSVTYAQLNVWLTAFLWPFARIAALIATAPIFSNASVPVRVKIGITAFTTIVVAPTIGALPQVTVFSADGVWILVNQFLIGIGLGTTMQIVFQAIAATGEFIGLGMGLGFATFFDAQSNGSGEVISRYMTMIASLVFLAVDGHLQMIAALVTTFQSVPISANLLAPHGWQTLANWGGSIFSAGLLLALPVVVALLIANLALGILNRAAPQIGVFQIGFPLTMLVGLLLVQLMLPNMIPFFARLFDTGIDEMARVAAGFK; encoded by the coding sequence ATGTTTTCGGTCACCTACGCGCAACTGAACGTCTGGCTGACCGCGTTCCTGTGGCCGTTCGCGCGCATCGCCGCGCTGATCGCCACCGCGCCGATTTTCAGCAATGCATCGGTGCCGGTGCGCGTGAAAATCGGCATTACCGCATTCACGACGATCGTCGTCGCGCCGACCATCGGCGCACTGCCGCAGGTCACCGTGTTCTCCGCCGATGGCGTGTGGATTCTGGTCAACCAGTTCCTGATCGGTATCGGCCTCGGCACCACGATGCAGATCGTCTTCCAGGCAATCGCCGCAACCGGTGAATTCATCGGCCTCGGCATGGGCCTCGGCTTCGCGACCTTCTTCGATGCGCAGTCGAACGGCTCGGGTGAGGTGATCTCGCGCTACATGACGATGATCGCGTCGCTCGTGTTTCTCGCCGTCGACGGTCATCTGCAGATGATCGCCGCGCTCGTGACGACGTTCCAGTCGGTGCCGATATCGGCGAACCTGCTCGCGCCGCACGGCTGGCAGACGCTCGCCAACTGGGGCGGCTCGATTTTCTCGGCGGGGCTGCTGCTGGCGCTGCCGGTGGTCGTCGCGCTGCTGATCGCGAACCTGGCGCTCGGCATTCTGAATCGCGCGGCGCCGCAGATCGGCGTGTTCCAGATCGGCTTCCCGCTGACGATGCTGGTCGGCCTGCTGCTCGTGCAACTGATGCTGCCGAACATGATTCCGTTCTTCGCGCGGCTGTTCGATACCGGCATCGACGAAATGGCGCGGGTCGCGGCGGGCTTCAAATAG
- the fliM gene encoding flagellar motor switch protein FliM, translating to MGHEEFMSQEEVDALLKGVTGESDSESEQNDRTGVRPYNIATQERIVRGRMPGLEIINDRFARLLRVGIFNFMRRSAEISVGPVKVQKYSEFTRNLPIPTNLNLVHVKPLRGTSLFVFDPNLVFFVVDNLFGGDGRFHTRVEGRDFTQTEQRIITKLLNLVFEHYTTSWKSVRPLAFEYVRSEMHTQFANVATPNEIVIVTQFSIEFGSTGGTLHICMPYSMIEPIRDVLSSPIQGEAMDVDRRWVRVLSQQVQAAEVELSADLAEVPVTFEQILNMRKGDVLPINIPEHITAKVDGVPVMECGYGIFNGQYALRVQKMISAADTMKESGYE from the coding sequence ATGGGCCACGAAGAGTTCATGTCCCAGGAGGAGGTCGATGCCCTTCTGAAGGGCGTCACCGGCGAATCCGACTCTGAATCCGAGCAGAACGACCGTACCGGCGTACGCCCGTACAACATCGCGACGCAGGAACGGATCGTCCGTGGCCGGATGCCGGGCCTCGAAATCATCAACGATCGCTTCGCGCGTCTGTTGCGCGTCGGCATTTTCAACTTCATGCGGCGTTCGGCGGAAATCTCCGTCGGTCCGGTGAAGGTGCAGAAGTACAGCGAATTCACCCGCAACCTGCCGATCCCGACCAACCTGAACCTGGTCCACGTGAAGCCGTTGCGCGGCACGTCGCTGTTCGTGTTCGATCCGAACCTCGTGTTCTTCGTGGTCGACAACCTGTTCGGCGGCGACGGCCGGTTCCATACGCGCGTCGAAGGCCGCGATTTCACGCAGACCGAGCAGCGCATCATCACGAAGCTGCTCAATCTGGTGTTCGAGCACTACACGACGTCATGGAAGAGCGTGCGTCCGCTCGCGTTCGAATACGTGCGCTCGGAAATGCACACGCAGTTCGCCAACGTCGCGACGCCGAACGAAATCGTCATCGTCACGCAGTTTTCGATCGAGTTCGGCTCGACCGGCGGCACGCTGCATATCTGCATGCCGTATTCGATGATCGAGCCGATTCGCGATGTGCTGTCCTCGCCGATTCAGGGCGAGGCAATGGACGTCGACCGCCGCTGGGTACGCGTGCTGTCGCAGCAGGTGCAGGCAGCCGAAGTGGAACTGAGCGCCGACCTCGCGGAGGTGCCGGTCACGTTCGAACAGATCCTGAACATGCGCAAGGGCGATGTTCTGCCGATCAACATCCCCGAGCACATCACGGCGAAAGTCGATGGCGTGCCGGTGATGGAATGCGGCTACGGAATTTTCAATGGTCAGTACGCGTTGCGGGTCCAGAAAATGATCAGCGCAGCCGACACGATGAAGGAAAGTGGATATGAGTGA
- a CDS encoding flagellar hook-length control protein FliK, which translates to MSLLSQIGSLLGSSGNTATAAAVSAAADASPFSQTLQQTIDQQNNAAAQNASQQQANSSNASQGASSSVHDAPPPAASTPTPTPAPAQHQASNAQNSSSAANTTTTSSSTHAQQTGSKSASGHSHHHDTKAQTDAGALASAAAAAQAQAQAQAQAVTNNADTNTSTTDAATSAADAVDGLVGTATSMLDKITGKKGAIDPKTLQNAIQSALSALSNGQGAVPANALAGGAAIKAATTAASLATGKSGMNSTADGKTPANGLFADGKSAAATHAAPTTATTTTLTDPANAKSAADLLTAAAATNGQADNVATAQSAADATNSALAASQAAANAASVTAAAQSTGNASAAAAATNTLAPQVGTSDWEDALSQKVVFLSNAHSQSAELTLNPKDLGPLQVVLQVADNHAHALFVSQHQSVREAVEAALPKLREAMESNGIGLGSTSVSDGFGKQSGQQQAGEGHSRGGSGTGRTGDAVADGADDSVQTVNVASRRSVGLVDTFA; encoded by the coding sequence ATGTCGCTTCTTTCACAGATCGGCTCGCTGCTCGGTTCGAGCGGCAACACGGCGACGGCCGCTGCCGTGAGCGCCGCGGCCGACGCGAGCCCGTTCTCGCAGACGTTGCAGCAAACCATCGATCAGCAGAACAACGCGGCCGCTCAGAACGCAAGCCAGCAGCAGGCGAATTCGTCGAACGCGTCGCAAGGCGCGTCGTCGAGCGTGCATGACGCACCGCCGCCGGCCGCGTCCACGCCAACGCCGACGCCGGCACCCGCGCAGCACCAGGCAAGCAACGCGCAGAACAGCAGCAGCGCGGCGAACACGACGACGACATCGTCGTCAACGCACGCGCAGCAGACCGGCAGCAAGTCGGCCAGCGGGCACTCGCACCACCACGACACGAAGGCGCAGACCGACGCGGGCGCGCTCGCCTCGGCGGCAGCCGCCGCGCAGGCGCAAGCCCAGGCTCAGGCACAAGCGGTCACCAACAACGCCGACACGAACACCAGCACGACCGACGCGGCGACATCCGCGGCCGATGCGGTGGACGGGCTGGTCGGCACGGCCACGAGCATGCTCGACAAAATAACGGGCAAGAAAGGCGCGATCGATCCAAAGACGTTGCAGAACGCGATCCAAAGCGCGCTGTCGGCCCTGTCGAACGGCCAGGGCGCGGTGCCGGCGAACGCGCTGGCGGGTGGCGCGGCCATCAAGGCCGCGACGACGGCGGCCAGTCTCGCTACCGGGAAGAGCGGGATGAACAGCACGGCGGACGGCAAGACGCCCGCGAACGGCCTGTTCGCCGACGGCAAGAGCGCGGCCGCCACGCACGCGGCCCCAACCACGGCCACGACGACCACGCTGACCGATCCGGCCAATGCAAAATCAGCGGCCGACCTACTGACCGCCGCCGCGGCGACGAACGGACAGGCGGACAACGTCGCGACCGCGCAGAGCGCGGCCGACGCGACGAACAGCGCGCTGGCGGCCAGCCAGGCAGCCGCCAATGCCGCGAGCGTGACAGCGGCGGCGCAGAGCACCGGCAATGCAAGCGCCGCGGCCGCGGCTACGAATACGCTGGCACCGCAGGTCGGCACGAGCGATTGGGAAGACGCGCTGAGCCAGAAGGTGGTGTTCCTGTCGAACGCGCATTCGCAGAGCGCCGAACTGACATTGAATCCGAAGGACCTCGGACCGCTGCAGGTCGTGTTGCAGGTCGCGGATAACCATGCGCATGCGTTGTTTGTGTCGCAGCATCAGTCGGTGCGGGAGGCGGTGGAGGCGGCATTGCCGAAGTTGCGGGAGGCGATGGAGTCGAATGGAATTGGGTTGGGAAGTACCAGTGTGAGTGATGGGTTTGGGAAGCAGAGCGGCCAGCAGCAGGCCGGTGAGGGCCACTCGCGTGGCGGGTCTGGCACTGGCCGGACGGGTGATGCAGTCGCTGATGGGGCGGATGATTCGGTGCAGACGGTGAATGTGGCCTCGCGGCGCTCGGTTGGGCTTGTGGATACGTTTGCTTGA
- the flgL gene encoding flagellar hook-associated protein FlgL yields the protein MRISSEQYFSMNVATMSNQQAQLSQIYQEISSGSSLSTPADNPLGAAQAVQLSATASALSQYTTNQNSALSTLGVEDSTLGNVIQTLQSINALAVSIGSGTLNDTNREADAKELEGYRDQLMTYANATDGNGNAIFAGFQNTSQPFTLDASGNVSYSGDTGSRTVQVADNTSVATGDNGLAVFMSLGSTNAAPIAAGNSANTGTAVIGAPTVNDPTDPTNADSYSIQFSGSGSSTTYTITDTTTGVAGTPQPYTDGSNITLGGQTVSISGTPAAGDTFTVQPANQAGTNVFANINAMIAALQQPVQNNPTAAATLQNAMNTGMSQIANTLNNVTTIQASVGGRESEVKALQTVTSANATQTTSNLQDLTSTDMISEISKYTLTQAALQASQQAFVQIQNMSLFQYINN from the coding sequence ATGCGAATTTCCAGCGAGCAGTACTTCAGCATGAACGTCGCGACAATGAGCAACCAGCAGGCTCAGTTGTCGCAGATCTATCAGGAAATCTCGAGCGGCTCGAGCCTGAGCACGCCCGCCGACAATCCGCTCGGCGCGGCTCAGGCCGTGCAGCTGAGCGCGACGGCGTCCGCGTTGTCGCAATACACGACGAACCAGAATTCGGCGCTGTCGACGCTCGGCGTCGAGGACTCGACGCTCGGCAACGTGATCCAGACTCTGCAGAGTATCAACGCGCTTGCCGTGAGCATCGGCAGCGGCACGCTGAACGACACCAACCGCGAGGCCGACGCCAAGGAGCTCGAGGGCTACCGCGATCAGTTGATGACCTACGCGAACGCGACCGACGGCAACGGCAATGCGATCTTCGCGGGGTTCCAGAACACCAGCCAGCCGTTCACGCTCGATGCGAGCGGCAACGTCAGCTATTCGGGCGACACCGGCTCGCGCACCGTGCAGGTTGCCGATAACACGTCGGTCGCGACCGGTGACAACGGCCTTGCGGTGTTCATGAGCCTCGGCTCGACCAATGCGGCCCCGATCGCCGCCGGCAACTCGGCCAACACCGGCACGGCCGTGATCGGCGCGCCGACGGTCAACGATCCGACCGACCCGACGAATGCGGACTCGTATTCGATCCAGTTCAGCGGAAGCGGCTCGTCGACGACCTATACGATCACCGATACGACGACGGGTGTCGCCGGTACGCCGCAGCCGTACACCGACGGCTCGAACATCACGCTGGGCGGTCAGACCGTCTCGATCAGCGGCACGCCGGCCGCTGGCGACACGTTCACGGTGCAGCCGGCCAACCAGGCGGGCACCAATGTGTTCGCGAACATCAACGCGATGATCGCCGCGCTGCAGCAGCCGGTCCAGAACAACCCGACCGCCGCCGCGACGCTGCAGAACGCGATGAACACCGGGATGTCGCAGATCGCCAACACGCTGAACAACGTGACGACGATCCAGGCATCGGTGGGCGGCCGCGAATCCGAAGTGAAGGCGCTGCAGACGGTCACGTCGGCCAACGCGACGCAAACGACGAGCAACCTGCAAGACCTGACCTCGACGGACATGATCTCGGAGATCAGCAAGTACACGCTGACGCAAGCTGCACTGCAGGCTTCGCAGCAGGCGTTCGTGCAGATCCAGAACATGTCGCTGTTCCAGTACATCAACAACTGA
- a CDS encoding IS481 family transposase, with protein sequence MPWNVKDTMSLREEFVSLASEQTLSFSELCRRFNISRQTGYKWLQRHAAHGPEGLSDRSRRPHESPTRSPDAIVALVLELRREHGWGGRKIQRRLRDLGHAQVPAPATITEILRRHGLLDEQERAQRQHWQRFEHEYPNSLWQMDFKGDFPTLEAGRCSALTVLDDHSRFNVVLAACARTTTQVVQGELERAFRCYGLPSRINTDNGAPWGSPSAPGQLTELAVWLIRLGIHVSYSRPYHPQTNGKDERFHRSLKAEVLQRHAFTTHAHVQQQLERWRHVYNNERPHEALAMATPLSRYRPSPRSMPSTLSEPQYSATDEVLQVNSNGLVRFRGRALRLSIALKGLRVAARPTDDEDGVIEFWFAHHRVARLDLNQPAP encoded by the coding sequence ATGCCCTGGAACGTAAAAGACACCATGAGCCTCCGAGAGGAATTTGTTAGTCTGGCCAGCGAACAGACCCTGAGCTTCAGTGAGCTATGCCGGCGTTTCAACATCAGCCGCCAGACCGGCTACAAATGGCTGCAACGCCACGCGGCGCATGGCCCCGAGGGCCTGTCCGACCGCTCGCGCCGCCCGCATGAGAGCCCCACGCGCTCACCGGATGCGATCGTCGCACTCGTGCTCGAGCTGCGCCGCGAGCACGGCTGGGGCGGGCGCAAGATCCAGCGGCGCCTGCGCGATCTGGGTCACGCGCAGGTGCCCGCGCCAGCCACCATCACCGAGATCCTGCGCCGTCACGGCCTGCTGGACGAACAGGAGCGCGCGCAGCGCCAGCACTGGCAGCGCTTCGAACACGAGTACCCGAACTCGTTGTGGCAGATGGACTTCAAGGGCGACTTCCCCACCCTGGAGGCAGGCCGTTGCAGTGCGCTAACGGTGCTCGACGATCACTCGCGCTTTAACGTCGTGCTGGCGGCCTGCGCGCGAACCACCACGCAGGTCGTGCAGGGCGAACTGGAGCGGGCGTTCCGCTGCTACGGGCTGCCTTCGCGTATCAATACCGACAACGGCGCGCCCTGGGGCTCGCCCAGCGCACCGGGACAACTCACCGAACTGGCCGTGTGGCTGATCCGGCTGGGTATCCACGTGAGCTACAGCCGGCCCTACCACCCGCAGACCAATGGCAAGGACGAGCGGTTTCATCGCTCGCTGAAGGCCGAGGTGTTGCAGAGGCATGCATTTACCACGCACGCCCACGTGCAGCAGCAACTGGAACGATGGCGTCACGTGTACAACAACGAGCGGCCCCACGAAGCGCTGGCCATGGCCACGCCGCTCTCCCGTTACCGGCCCAGCCCCCGGAGCATGCCCTCAACGCTGTCCGAGCCGCAATACAGCGCCACGGACGAGGTCCTGCAGGTCAATTCGAATGGCCTGGTGCGTTTCAGGGGCCGCGCGCTGCGCCTGTCGATTGCACTCAAAGGACTACGCGTGGCCGCCCGGCCTACGGACGACGAAGACGGCGTGATCGAGTTCTGGTTTGCCCATCATCGTGTCGCCAGACTTGACCTGAACCAGCCCGCACCCTGA
- the fliO gene encoding flagellar biosynthetic protein FliO, translated as MKRLAVRDALVASRDVLRVALRAALTVSATAALYAPVAAHAADINAVNNAAKIASAVGAGSAVPALGFGAVLQTVVGLAVVIGLVFGCAWLARRFGLQPGQRGGLVRTVGGASLGGKERVAVVEIGDTWLVLGAAPGNVRLLHTMPAGSATAEAAAGSQAPLSGTFGQRFRDAMKGEVGKRFNARGGGER; from the coding sequence ATGAAACGCCTCGCCGTTCGCGACGCGCTGGTAGCGTCGCGCGATGTCCTGCGCGTTGCGCTGCGGGCCGCGCTGACGGTAAGCGCCACGGCCGCGCTCTACGCGCCGGTCGCCGCGCACGCCGCCGACATCAACGCGGTCAACAACGCCGCGAAGATCGCCTCGGCGGTTGGCGCGGGCAGCGCGGTGCCGGCGCTCGGCTTCGGCGCGGTGCTGCAAACCGTTGTCGGGCTCGCGGTCGTGATCGGTCTCGTGTTCGGCTGCGCATGGCTCGCACGCCGCTTCGGCCTGCAACCGGGTCAACGCGGCGGGCTCGTGAGGACGGTCGGCGGCGCATCGCTCGGCGGCAAGGAACGCGTCGCGGTAGTCGAGATCGGCGATACGTGGCTCGTGCTCGGCGCGGCGCCCGGCAACGTGCGTCTGCTTCACACGATGCCGGCGGGTTCCGCCACGGCCGAAGCTGCCGCCGGTTCGCAGGCGCCGCTTTCGGGCACTTTCGGTCAACGCTTTCGCGACGCGATGAAGGGCGAAGTGGGCAAGCGTTTTAACGCGCGCGGCGGCGGGGAGCGGTAA
- the fliQ gene encoding flagellar biosynthesis protein FliQ, protein MTPEAVMTLAHEAMYIGLSLAAPLLLVALVVGLLVSLFQAATQINETTLSFIPKLLAIAATMVIAGPWMLTTMLDYLRHTLSSIPTLVN, encoded by the coding sequence ATGACACCCGAAGCAGTCATGACGCTGGCCCACGAGGCCATGTACATCGGTCTGAGCCTCGCCGCGCCGCTGCTGCTCGTTGCGCTGGTGGTCGGCCTGCTGGTGAGCCTGTTCCAGGCGGCCACGCAGATCAACGAAACCACGCTGTCGTTCATTCCGAAGCTGCTCGCGATCGCCGCGACGATGGTGATCGCCGGCCCGTGGATGCTGACGACGATGCTCGACTACCTGCGCCATACGTTGAGTTCGATTCCGACGCTCGTGAACTGA